A window from Sinorhizobium fredii encodes these proteins:
- a CDS encoding YcbK family protein, with product MQQLNSKRTLLSIGRAAAFSVSILTLAGCVSAVAESEGANPVESLQAATPAGAATPNVEDGVSDGQAAASGAGAQEQSDDPAAQADAALQPGLTMQSTGLNATASSIYGQPPVTATVPASATEPSGSSAGAAAQPGVNATSNSLFSGAQPATPPVLPDQEGASNAVPAKAQTFAESTAGAADLRAAIPLPTSAQAARGGQASAPLQTVEVASTGQVTPPVAAATQPTSPEDDGKDQQRTGKSWTLASLFAAKRKPKLRMAAEGNAGGAEKRTITAANAAEPQVASLAYTALPGVKLNPLFNRDHADHAGEEDDAPIEVANLSGLARLAPSGLILQTESVETGCFKPALLQMLKSVERHYGQKVMVTSGLRPIKVNRKRQSLHTRCEAADIQVKGVSKWDLAEYLRSLPGRGGVGTYCHTESVHIDIGRQRDWNWRCRRRNG from the coding sequence TTGCAACAGCTGAATTCGAAACGCACGCTCCTGTCGATCGGGCGCGCCGCGGCGTTTTCCGTGTCAATCCTGACGCTCGCCGGCTGCGTCTCGGCGGTTGCCGAGAGCGAGGGCGCAAATCCGGTCGAATCGCTGCAGGCTGCAACTCCAGCGGGCGCGGCGACGCCGAACGTGGAAGACGGGGTTTCAGATGGCCAGGCCGCCGCATCCGGTGCCGGCGCTCAAGAGCAATCAGATGATCCGGCCGCCCAGGCGGATGCAGCCCTGCAGCCAGGCCTGACGATGCAAAGCACCGGCCTCAATGCCACCGCGTCGAGCATTTACGGGCAACCGCCCGTCACCGCGACCGTGCCTGCAAGCGCCACCGAACCGTCCGGATCGTCAGCCGGCGCCGCAGCCCAACCAGGCGTGAACGCCACGAGCAACAGCCTTTTCAGCGGCGCTCAGCCGGCGACGCCGCCTGTCTTGCCGGACCAGGAAGGCGCGAGCAACGCAGTTCCGGCCAAGGCGCAGACATTCGCAGAAAGCACTGCCGGCGCGGCAGATCTTCGTGCCGCGATCCCCTTGCCCACGAGTGCGCAGGCGGCGCGTGGCGGGCAAGCATCCGCCCCCCTGCAGACGGTTGAAGTCGCATCCACCGGACAGGTGACGCCGCCCGTGGCGGCCGCCACTCAGCCCACCTCCCCCGAGGACGACGGGAAGGACCAGCAGCGCACGGGCAAGAGCTGGACGCTCGCAAGTCTCTTTGCCGCCAAACGCAAGCCGAAGCTGCGGATGGCCGCTGAGGGCAACGCCGGCGGCGCCGAGAAGCGGACGATCACTGCCGCGAACGCGGCTGAACCTCAGGTCGCATCGCTCGCCTATACCGCGCTTCCCGGCGTCAAGCTCAATCCGCTGTTCAACAGGGACCATGCCGACCATGCGGGTGAAGAGGACGACGCGCCGATCGAGGTTGCCAATCTCTCCGGTCTCGCCCGTCTGGCGCCAAGCGGCCTCATCCTGCAGACGGAGAGCGTTGAAACCGGCTGCTTCAAGCCGGCGCTTCTCCAGATGCTGAAGAGCGTCGAGCGGCATTACGGTCAAAAGGTGATGGTCACGTCGGGGCTTCGGCCAATCAAGGTCAACCGGAAACGCCAATCGCTTCACACGCGTTGCGAAGCGGCTGACATCCAGGTCAAAGGCGTCAGCAAGTGGGATCTCGCCGAATATCTCAGAAGCCTGCCCGGCCGCGGCGGCGTCGGCACCTATTGCCACACCGAATCCGTGCATATCGACATCGGCCGGCAGCGCGATTGGAATTGGCGCTGCCGCCGTCGTAACGGCTGA
- a CDS encoding VOC family protein translates to MRYLHTMVRVRDLDKALHFYCTLFGLQEIRRYENEKGRFTLVFLAAPGDLDRAKAEASPCLELTYNWDTEDYTGGRNFGHLAYEVDDIYAFCKHLMDNGVTINRPPRDGHMAFVRSPDGISIEILQKGERLSAEEPWASMANTGTW, encoded by the coding sequence ATGCGCTATCTGCACACGATGGTTCGCGTAAGGGACCTCGACAAGGCTCTCCATTTCTACTGCACATTGTTCGGACTCCAGGAAATTCGCCGATACGAGAACGAGAAAGGCCGCTTCACCCTCGTCTTCCTCGCCGCACCCGGCGACCTCGACCGCGCCAAGGCAGAGGCGTCGCCCTGCCTGGAACTAACCTACAACTGGGACACCGAAGACTATACCGGCGGACGCAACTTTGGTCACCTCGCCTATGAGGTCGATGACATCTACGCCTTTTGCAAGCACCTGATGGACAATGGCGTGACGATCAACCGACCGCCCCGCGACGGTCACATGGCCTTCGTCCGCTCGCCCGACGGCATTTCGATCGAGATTTTGCAGAAGGGAGAACGCCTCTCCGCCGAGGAACCCTGGGCCTCCATGGCCAATACCGGAACCTGGTAA
- a CDS encoding cold-shock protein, whose amino-acid sequence MADRTSSKGVIENDDLGNDALDLIEITGVIKWFDVAKGFGFIVPDNGMQDVLLHVTCLRRDGYQTVLEGARVVALVQKRERGYQAFRILSMDQSTAVHPSQLPPVRTHVQVTPTSGLERVLVKWFNRTKGFGFLTRGEGTEDIFVHMETLRRFGLTELRPGQVVLCRFGDGEKGLMAAEIHPDGPTPSNRSH is encoded by the coding sequence ATGGCGGACAGAACATCTTCAAAAGGCGTCATCGAGAATGACGACCTTGGCAATGACGCTCTTGATCTCATCGAGATCACCGGCGTCATCAAGTGGTTCGACGTCGCCAAGGGTTTCGGCTTCATCGTTCCCGACAACGGCATGCAGGATGTTTTGCTGCACGTTACCTGCCTAAGGCGCGACGGCTACCAGACGGTGCTCGAGGGCGCTCGGGTCGTGGCGCTCGTGCAAAAGCGCGAGCGCGGTTACCAGGCCTTCCGTATTCTCTCCATGGATCAGTCGACCGCGGTTCACCCTTCGCAGCTTCCGCCGGTGCGCACCCATGTCCAGGTCACGCCGACGAGCGGGCTCGAACGGGTTCTGGTGAAGTGGTTCAACCGCACCAAGGGTTTCGGCTTCCTGACGCGCGGCGAGGGCACCGAGGATATCTTCGTGCATATGGAAACGCTGCGCCGGTTCGGATTGACGGAACTGCGCCCCGGCCAGGTGGTGCTGTGCCGCTTCGGTGACGGCGAGAAGGGCCTGATGGCTGCGGAGATCCATCCTGACGGTCCCACGCCGAGCAATCGGTCGCATTGA
- a CDS encoding DUF192 domain-containing protein: MRMLRDFLARSAIAALFLLSLFVASHAADLTFEKDRIRLLTTGGRAHDLTVELAIDPEQREQGLMHRRQLAPDHGMLFDFGETRRVMMWMRNTYLPLDMLFIGADGTVATIHENAVPLSEAIIDSQEPVAFVLELNAGTVKRLGIRPGDRITGARIPAAAR; encoded by the coding sequence ATGCGCATGCTTCGCGACTTTCTTGCGAGAAGCGCCATTGCGGCGCTTTTTTTGTTGTCGCTGTTCGTCGCGTCGCACGCCGCGGATCTCACCTTCGAGAAGGACAGAATCCGGCTTCTCACCACTGGCGGGAGGGCCCATGACCTGACCGTCGAACTGGCGATCGACCCGGAGCAGCGCGAACAGGGCCTAATGCACCGCCGCCAGCTGGCGCCGGACCACGGCATGCTGTTCGATTTCGGCGAGACGCGGCGGGTGATGATGTGGATGCGGAATACCTATCTGCCGCTCGACATGCTCTTCATCGGCGCGGACGGCACCGTAGCAACCATTCATGAGAACGCGGTCCCGCTGTCCGAAGCGATCATCGATTCGCAAGAACCGGTCGCCTTCGTGCTGGAGCTCAACGCCGGAACGGTGAAACGCCTCGGAATAAGGCCCGGCGACCGGATCACGGGCGCACGCATCCCGGCCGCCGCGCGCTAA
- a CDS encoding Panacea domain-containing protein: MATTRDAVAYLIANYPHKDELSKARVTKMVYLADWKAALDHGHQLTPINWRFHHFGPYVDDVHQMALDDPAFKVRSEINMYGKRKERIELVVPQATSVTLNDWEKRILDHVISNTKTLNWDGFIKLVYSTYPILSGERGAQLNLLASAKAYRELNATLQE, from the coding sequence ATGGCAACAACACGCGATGCTGTCGCATACCTCATAGCGAACTACCCTCATAAGGACGAATTATCGAAGGCGCGCGTCACAAAGATGGTTTATCTGGCGGATTGGAAAGCTGCCTTAGATCACGGTCATCAACTCACGCCGATCAATTGGCGGTTCCATCATTTCGGACCCTATGTTGATGACGTTCACCAAATGGCTCTTGATGATCCGGCCTTTAAAGTGCGGTCTGAGATCAATATGTACGGCAAACGGAAAGAGCGGATCGAATTGGTTGTCCCGCAGGCGACGAGCGTCACGTTGAATGATTGGGAAAAGCGCATTCTCGATCACGTCATCAGCAATACGAAAACCCTAAACTGGGACGGCTTCATAAAGCTGGTGTACTCTACATATCCCATACTTTCTGGCGAGCGGGGGGCGCAGTTGAATCTGCTAGCGTCGGCAAAGGCGTATCGCGAACTCAACGCCACGCTCCAGGAATAG
- a CDS encoding very short patch repair endonuclease, which produces MAQVKSTDTAPEMVVRRLLHSLGYRYRLHSKTLPGKPDLVFAGRKKVIFIHGCFWHGHDCKRGARIPSTRQDYWLAKVGRNKDRDARNVSSLEQAGWSVLTVWECELKDRVALSEKLTQFLGGPSSFGLPRPASSGRSS; this is translated from the coding sequence ATGGCCCAGGTCAAGTCCACCGACACGGCCCCTGAGATGGTCGTCCGGCGCCTGCTGCACTCCCTAGGCTACCGATATCGCCTGCATAGCAAGACACTCCCAGGAAAGCCCGACCTAGTGTTCGCAGGACGGAAGAAGGTGATCTTCATCCACGGCTGCTTCTGGCATGGCCACGACTGCAAGCGCGGCGCGCGGATCCCATCGACCCGGCAGGACTACTGGCTGGCCAAGGTCGGCAGGAACAAGGATCGCGATGCCCGGAACGTGTCCAGCCTCGAACAAGCCGGGTGGAGTGTCCTGACGGTGTGGGAATGCGAACTGAAAGACCGAGTCGCGCTGTCAGAGAAGCTGACGCAGTTTCTTGGGGGTCCATCAAGTTTCGGGTTGCCGCGGCCTGCCTCGTCCGGCAGGAGTTCATGA
- a CDS encoding DNA cytosine methyltransferase: MSKLTFYEFFAGAGMARAGLGKGWHCAFANDFDKKKGLTYQLNWGLGGELLVEDIRRVKIDKLPGIADLVWGSFPCQDLSLAGGGAGLRGERSGTFYPFWDIIADLKKDNRAPRVIALENVNGTLTSHGGKDFAAICETFTKHGYRYGALVIDAAVFVPQSRPRLFVIGIRDDIEIDSALVAPGPTMPFHTRGLRNAVERVPASAMKNWVWWNLSMPQMRTTTFADIIEEKPTSVEWHTQAETAKLLDSMSSINRAKVEAAKRAGRRMVGGIYKRTREDSEGRGVRAEVRFDDVAGCLRTPAGGSSRQTIIVVDGNVVRSRLISSRETARLMGLPDSYKLPKAYNEAYHLTGDGVAVPVVRFLAHHLLEPLTGVVSSDESTDEIHVA; the protein is encoded by the coding sequence ATGTCTAAGCTGACCTTTTACGAGTTCTTCGCCGGCGCCGGGATGGCGCGCGCTGGTCTCGGAAAGGGCTGGCACTGTGCGTTCGCCAACGATTTCGACAAGAAAAAAGGCCTGACCTACCAGCTCAACTGGGGCCTCGGTGGCGAACTGCTGGTCGAAGATATCCGCCGCGTAAAGATCGACAAGCTGCCGGGCATCGCCGACCTCGTCTGGGGATCCTTTCCCTGTCAGGATCTCTCCCTCGCTGGCGGCGGCGCAGGCCTCAGGGGCGAACGTTCGGGCACCTTTTACCCGTTTTGGGATATCATCGCCGATCTCAAGAAGGACAACCGCGCCCCGCGCGTGATCGCGCTCGAGAACGTCAACGGAACCCTGACATCGCATGGCGGCAAGGACTTCGCCGCGATCTGCGAGACCTTCACGAAGCACGGCTACCGCTATGGCGCGCTCGTCATCGACGCTGCCGTCTTCGTTCCACAATCCCGTCCGCGCCTGTTCGTGATCGGTATCCGCGACGACATCGAGATCGATTCCGCTCTGGTCGCTCCGGGGCCCACGATGCCGTTCCATACCCGTGGTCTGCGCAACGCCGTCGAGCGTGTCCCTGCGTCCGCGATGAAGAACTGGGTGTGGTGGAATCTGTCCATGCCGCAGATGCGGACGACCACGTTCGCCGACATCATCGAAGAGAAGCCGACCTCGGTCGAATGGCACACACAGGCGGAGACGGCGAAGCTGCTCGATTCCATGTCGTCCATCAACCGCGCCAAGGTCGAGGCTGCCAAGCGCGCTGGTCGTCGAATGGTGGGTGGCATCTACAAGCGCACCCGCGAGGATTCTGAAGGCCGTGGCGTGCGCGCCGAAGTGCGATTCGATGACGTGGCCGGCTGCCTTCGCACGCCTGCAGGTGGCTCGTCCCGCCAGACCATCATTGTGGTCGACGGGAATGTCGTGCGCAGCCGTCTGATCTCTTCGCGCGAGACCGCGCGCCTGATGGGCCTGCCCGACTCCTACAAGCTGCCGAAGGCCTACAATGAAGCGTACCACTTAACAGGCGACGGTGTTGCCGTGCCTGTGGTTCGCTTCCTAGCCCATCATTTGCTCGAGCCCCTCACGGGTGTAGTCTCGTCGGACGAATCAACCGACGAGATACACGTGGCATGA
- a CDS encoding GIY-YIG nuclease family protein, with translation MGGKKREPSGDVNVTATRRPPLETDELRKGIQRFFRETIHESETGAKRPVGGFRWGVYAFYDYDGEPIYVGQTKEKLSGRVSRHLTNQRTDAVAMSVLDPFEVADIEVWPLPEFEGVGSKHPEFKNAKAHLDGLEHMIFTRLREQSHFKVILNEKDPPAPTVEITEPPSFRGTILNDQIRELRGHPDSRLARRALTVSKLAQVISERELKGLGLRRVLLAQASRMRWLAEQRFLALGGEAGVEVGSEDEDEAEGGE, from the coding sequence ATGGGTGGCAAGAAACGAGAGCCATCAGGCGACGTTAACGTAACTGCAACGCGGAGGCCGCCGCTGGAAACTGATGAACTTCGCAAAGGGATTCAGAGATTTTTCCGTGAGACAATTCACGAAAGTGAAACGGGCGCCAAGCGTCCAGTGGGCGGCTTCAGGTGGGGTGTCTACGCATTCTACGACTATGATGGCGAGCCGATTTATGTCGGGCAGACCAAGGAAAAGCTGTCCGGGCGTGTGAGCCGTCATCTGACAAACCAAAGGACAGATGCAGTTGCCATGTCCGTTCTGGATCCTTTCGAGGTCGCGGATATCGAGGTCTGGCCACTCCCGGAATTCGAGGGCGTTGGATCGAAGCATCCTGAATTCAAGAATGCGAAGGCGCATCTGGACGGGCTTGAGCATATGATCTTCACTCGGCTCCGAGAGCAGAGTCACTTCAAGGTCATCCTCAACGAAAAGGATCCGCCGGCTCCGACGGTGGAAATCACCGAGCCGCCATCTTTCAGGGGCACGATCCTCAACGATCAGATCCGGGAGCTGCGCGGTCATCCGGACAGCAGACTGGCGCGACGCGCTCTGACCGTCTCAAAGCTCGCCCAGGTCATCTCGGAAAGGGAGCTTAAAGGCTTGGGATTGAGGCGCGTCCTACTGGCTCAGGCAAGCCGAATGCGCTGGCTGGCAGAGCAGCGGTTTCTTGCCCTGGGTGGCGAAGCGGGTGTCGAGGTCGGGTCGGAAGATGAAGATGAAGCGGAGGGCGGTGAGTGA
- a CDS encoding Z1 domain-containing protein: protein MDSDLVGINEIAAMAGVTTQAVANWRVRSSDFPQPLQELASGPVFRRAQVRAWLKRNNRKLGSLEASSSYYPRLKSFRNDDDALSNCIEEIVNELETESTTGDKPGMLLGKIQSGKTRGFVGIIAKAFDRGFDVAIVLTKGTKTLSAQTVRRLEADFKEFIDDDEFLVLDIMNLPGTPRRSELRRKVVIVAKKQARNLERLIKFINDHEDLQGRKVLLVDDEADLASVRFVRKNGDPNINQGTIADQIDQLRGMTKGIAFLQVTATPYSLYLQPEGYEDDANGSNYIFKPKRPAFTKLLPIHSGYVGGDDYFGPFDTDDPRSKLIVEVAEQEQDALRRADRRRISSNNVLESDNVAGLRRAIITFVVAVGVRRWQQREAGDRALKYAMVIHNDIQRAAHAWQDQVIDWIFSAIVNAAENDPDALRPLFNDAFDDLEASVLADQGRMPPRDDTFDAFIDALQSDDVVVEKVNSDTDVMALLDANAELKLRTPYNIWVGGNILDRGITIPNLISFYYGRNPKMMQADTVLQHSRMYGNRDRRDLAVTRFYTSRAVYDRLYTINALEESLRTAFKNGAHDAGVVFIQSDAARRIRPCAPNKILLSDVVAVSPNDMLLPSDFQTKGGAAMTKVQAELDRLIKPEWRNIDDFVSVDRTTALAIVDAIQQSMEFDTVEFEWNAMRGLIDYYADVAQGGDGKILIWAETGRKLSRSGSGDKSGRSILGTALRKKILDEPRSKSALVLLQQEGGRDLGWTAHKFWWPLFAAPTDAEPCVFATKVAV, encoded by the coding sequence ATGGATAGTGACTTGGTAGGCATCAACGAAATCGCGGCCATGGCGGGAGTGACCACCCAGGCTGTGGCCAACTGGAGAGTGCGCTCGTCCGACTTCCCCCAGCCTCTGCAAGAGCTGGCATCTGGCCCGGTATTCCGTCGGGCGCAGGTTCGGGCCTGGCTGAAGCGCAACAATCGGAAGCTGGGGTCTCTTGAGGCCTCCTCTTCGTACTATCCCCGCCTCAAAAGTTTCCGAAATGACGACGACGCGCTCTCGAACTGCATCGAAGAGATTGTCAACGAGCTTGAGACGGAATCGACCACTGGCGACAAACCGGGCATGCTGCTCGGCAAAATCCAGTCAGGAAAGACGCGAGGTTTCGTCGGGATTATTGCCAAGGCATTCGATCGTGGCTTCGATGTCGCCATCGTGCTGACGAAAGGCACCAAGACGCTCTCTGCCCAGACCGTTCGTCGTCTCGAGGCGGACTTCAAGGAGTTCATTGATGATGACGAGTTCCTCGTGCTCGACATTATGAACCTTCCGGGGACACCACGCCGCAGCGAACTACGGCGAAAGGTCGTGATCGTGGCTAAGAAACAGGCGCGCAACCTCGAGCGGCTGATCAAATTCATCAACGATCATGAGGACCTGCAAGGTCGCAAGGTACTGCTGGTAGACGATGAAGCCGATCTGGCCAGTGTGCGGTTCGTCCGCAAGAACGGCGATCCGAACATCAACCAAGGCACGATCGCCGACCAGATTGATCAACTCCGCGGTATGACGAAGGGCATCGCCTTCCTACAGGTGACGGCGACACCCTACTCGCTCTACCTTCAGCCCGAGGGCTATGAGGACGACGCAAACGGTTCGAATTATATCTTCAAACCCAAGCGCCCCGCCTTCACCAAGTTGCTACCGATTCATTCCGGCTACGTGGGCGGGGACGACTACTTCGGCCCCTTCGACACGGACGACCCGCGCTCCAAATTGATCGTGGAAGTTGCGGAACAAGAACAGGACGCACTGCGTCGCGCTGATCGGCGCCGCATCAGCTCCAACAATGTGCTTGAAAGCGACAACGTCGCCGGCTTGCGCCGCGCTATCATCACCTTCGTCGTAGCAGTCGGCGTTCGGCGGTGGCAGCAGCGCGAGGCAGGAGACCGGGCGTTGAAGTACGCGATGGTAATCCACAACGACATCCAGCGCGCCGCACATGCTTGGCAGGATCAGGTGATCGACTGGATCTTCAGCGCCATTGTGAATGCTGCCGAAAATGATCCGGATGCGTTGCGTCCGCTCTTTAACGATGCCTTCGACGATCTGGAAGCATCAGTCCTCGCAGACCAGGGGCGCATGCCTCCCCGTGACGACACTTTCGATGCCTTCATCGATGCTCTGCAGAGCGACGATGTGGTGGTAGAGAAGGTAAACTCGGACACCGATGTCATGGCTCTGCTCGATGCTAACGCGGAGCTCAAGCTACGCACGCCTTATAACATCTGGGTCGGCGGCAACATCCTCGATCGCGGCATTACCATCCCGAACCTGATTTCGTTTTATTATGGGCGGAACCCCAAGATGATGCAGGCGGATACTGTACTCCAGCATTCGCGAATGTACGGCAATCGCGACCGGCGCGATCTGGCGGTCACCCGGTTTTACACCTCCCGTGCCGTTTACGATCGGCTCTACACGATCAACGCTCTCGAAGAGTCGTTGCGGACCGCCTTCAAGAATGGCGCCCACGATGCTGGTGTCGTGTTTATCCAATCTGACGCTGCTCGTCGCATTCGTCCTTGCGCGCCGAACAAGATCTTGCTTAGCGATGTCGTCGCCGTCTCACCCAATGACATGCTCCTTCCGAGCGACTTCCAAACCAAAGGGGGGGCGGCGATGACTAAAGTTCAGGCGGAGCTGGATCGCCTGATCAAGCCTGAGTGGCGTAATATCGACGACTTCGTTTCAGTGGACCGCACGACTGCGTTGGCTATCGTCGATGCGATTCAGCAGAGCATGGAATTCGACACAGTTGAGTTCGAATGGAACGCCATGCGCGGGCTGATCGACTACTACGCGGATGTGGCGCAGGGAGGCGATGGCAAAATCTTGATCTGGGCCGAGACGGGTAGAAAGCTGTCACGGTCCGGATCGGGCGACAAGTCCGGTCGGTCGATTCTCGGTACAGCGCTTCGCAAGAAAATTCTTGATGAGCCGCGTTCGAAATCTGCCCTGGTTTTGCTTCAACAAGAAGGCGGCCGGGATCTTGGATGGACAGCACACAAGTTCTGGTGGCCGCTGTTCGCCGCGCCCACCGACGCGGAGCCCTGTGTCTTTGCGACCAAGGTTGCAGTCTAA
- a CDS encoding TIR domain-containing protein: MSSAAKKSGEAAVQPTPKKLRLFYAWQSDLPSKANRNGIRDALKAVAKKVQPGVNLSVDEATRDTPGSPNIPAKIMEKIRTCDLFVADVTTIVGKAGESRPCANPNVIFELGYAVAHVGWDRIILVINGKVSQLSDLPFDFDRHRAMVYEHDEKPTAEQKEALAKDLKGAIDLIAKHDPPRPKDIDGQSEEQVRKRRDVTNITWALEQVHQPSIDDLIADLPYKLSDKALWYFECFKGVVTNSLFHINDAAVAKLCKKMLDGWTMALSAGEHYQMSSNPHYYVWVGNQPSASKAEDRVMKGALMLAKARKALLDKVRKDYVEVDVEAASRKAFHAYRDELVDH, from the coding sequence GTGAGTAGCGCAGCGAAAAAATCAGGAGAAGCAGCGGTCCAGCCCACGCCGAAGAAGCTCAGGCTGTTCTACGCATGGCAAAGCGACCTCCCCAGCAAGGCAAACCGGAACGGTATCCGCGATGCCCTGAAGGCTGTCGCAAAGAAGGTGCAACCGGGTGTGAATCTTTCAGTCGATGAAGCAACCCGAGACACGCCTGGAAGCCCGAACATTCCCGCGAAGATTATGGAGAAGATTCGCACCTGCGATCTCTTCGTTGCGGATGTCACCACGATCGTTGGCAAGGCAGGTGAAAGCCGGCCGTGCGCCAACCCTAATGTGATCTTCGAGCTTGGGTACGCGGTCGCCCATGTGGGTTGGGATCGGATTATCTTGGTCATCAATGGCAAGGTTTCACAGTTGAGCGACCTTCCCTTCGACTTTGATCGGCACCGCGCGATGGTCTATGAGCACGATGAAAAGCCGACGGCGGAGCAGAAAGAGGCCCTGGCGAAAGATTTGAAGGGCGCCATTGACTTGATCGCTAAGCACGATCCACCTCGACCGAAAGATATCGACGGCCAATCCGAGGAGCAGGTGCGCAAGCGGCGCGATGTCACCAACATCACCTGGGCCTTGGAGCAGGTCCATCAACCCAGCATCGACGATCTCATCGCCGACCTTCCCTACAAGTTGAGCGACAAGGCATTATGGTACTTTGAGTGCTTCAAAGGTGTCGTCACCAACAGCCTGTTCCACATCAACGATGCGGCCGTAGCCAAGTTGTGCAAAAAGATGCTCGATGGCTGGACGATGGCCCTCTCCGCAGGGGAGCATTACCAGATGTCAAGCAATCCGCATTACTACGTGTGGGTGGGAAACCAGCCTAGCGCGAGCAAGGCCGAGGACAGGGTCATGAAGGGTGCGCTCATGCTTGCAAAGGCCCGCAAAGCACTGCTTGACAAAGTCCGTAAGGACTATGTCGAAGTAGATGTAGAGGCGGCAAGCAGGAAGGCCTTTCACGCGTATAGGGATGAGCTTGTAGATCACTGA